From Syntrophobacterales bacterium, one genomic window encodes:
- a CDS encoding 3-keto-5-aminohexanoate cleavage protein — protein MGTLLGGNIQVGLEDVLLYSDESGELATNVMLVERAVRIVHALGREIATVQE, from the coding sequence ATGGGGACATTGCTGGGGGGGAATATCCAGGTCGGATTGGAAGATGTTTTGCTTTATTCCGATGAATCAGGGGAACTTGCCACCAATGTCATGCTGGTGGAAAGAGCGGTAAGGATTGTCCATGCCTTGGGGCGTGAAATCGCTACCGTACAGGAA